In Dreissena polymorpha isolate Duluth1 chromosome 11, UMN_Dpol_1.0, whole genome shotgun sequence, the genomic window AATTATATTGAAAGGGTGCATTGAATAAGAGTTATTCTTCGTGCATACAACATTATTTAAGATTGTATTACTGAATTTCTGCGCTTTCTAAAAGTTTGATTATAAGCAATATATTTACTATACATTAGTGCTTAGCACAACTTGATCAACATGTGTATACACAATCAATGAGAATGAAATTATAATGAACATGAAttgaaaatagtttaaaataaaacgACTTTATATGAAATCGATAAATTAACTTgcaatacatacatataacatGCTTTGGAACTAAGCTTTCGAATAATAGTTTGACAATCacagtttaaaatgtttatttcgagtGCCTAAAACTAAAACGATATTTTTCAAATGCCGATCCAACGTTACATATATTAACGATACATCAGTCatataaattgtatgcatttaaatacgggcaataataagcaattatatcAAGAAGCATGTAGCCTATAGaggaaataatatgttattttagtaAAGATATTAATAGGCATAAATGCATTATCGTATAAatcgttgatatgcccctttgaAACTAAGAATACTTTATAAGCTGACTTGTATACAAGGTATTCGTCGCGAGTTTAATATAGTTATATCATCACATCATGGGGAATCCCCTttcgttgtgttttttttttcgaaattatTACGTCATTGAGCGACCAGACTTACTTGCTTTATAAGAGCAAATTGTCTGGGGGGTTTTCATAGCAGGTCAAACAGTGACATGGTTTCGTTAAGTGGCGTACGGCTAATGATTTTCACATAATCCGAGTTTGTTGATGTAAAACTTTTATCATATACGTAAACCTGCCAATATTCGCAAATTCATGATAATAATGACAAaatagcaagtacaatataaagaagtgaaaccttataaaaaaagcaaatacaatcAATTCTTGAAAATTGGCAACAAAACAATCTTTGTATTACATGTCTCTGATTAGTTCCTTCGGCTCCATTAACTTCTTACACTTTAATGCAGTACTACATCACAATTCTGTAGAGGATGTCATTCAGATCATTAACAGCACATCCGTCTTTGCGCATCCGTTGTGCCACCTCCATCATTATCTCCACCTTACGTCTCTTTATCTCCTGCAAAATAGCATTGTGCTCGTCGCTACACTGTCTGGTCATTTCCTCCAGACACAGTATCTCAAGCTCCATCCTTATTTTGCTGAACCACAACATCGGCTCTGGGGACGCGATGACGGCCTGTCGTATCCTCTGTAATCTTAGTATAACTCTCGGACCTTCGTCCATCATGTCCGTAATATCTGCTACCCATTTACTTTGCTGCTTATCCTGCAAACCACTTGCTGCCATTAAATTTCTTTCCGGAATCATGTAGTATGACAGTTGTTGTGTGGCAATAGCAGTCTTAAGGGCTCTCAGTCCGTCATGTAGCCAGTATAAAAAACTGCGTTTATAAAAGTTATGCTGTGGGTTATTCTCAGCTTGCCAAAGTACTATATTTTTAATCACGTATGATGTAACTTCTTTCTTACAAGGCTTAAGAACATCTTTGAGAATCATTTTAAGCATAACATACACTTGCGTTTGTGTGCTATTAAGATTGTTTACAAGTACTGTCTCACCAGGGTTAAAGCACATCCTCCATTCCATGTGCTTGTAATCACTTCCCTTAAACCCGACTGGGGTTAGGTAGGCTCCGAATGATACGACTTCCTTAACTATACCTGGTGACGGCCAATGACGGGTTCTGGCAGCCCATCGTTGTAAGAAACTGGGGCAGTGACAGCGTAGTGCGGGTACTCTGTCTAAATGCCATACACCCTTAATTGTCCCCGGTATCGACGGCCCCGCTTTTTCATGATCCGCTACATGTGATTCTGTAAATTTTTCCGAACATTCGTCTAGGAATAAACTACTACTAAGTAGACCGGCTCCATATCCATTATCACACAGGGAATTAGTAATTTGTATAAAACGTGTATGCCCTCGTCTCTCTTGTAACAGTCTGCAGTGTCCTGGATATACGCGTGTATCCATCCTAAACACGTCTAAGTCGTCAGGTATAATGTTAAGGTTGATAACAGCTTCCACACAGAGGACACCCTTCACCACGTGAAACATGTCCCAGTCGCTTTCGAAAATGCAGGTAAGTCCCTCTGCCTTGCTTCCTGCTATCAATTGAATGAAATGAGGTGATCGTGTTGCTGACTGCCTACTCAACTCACTGTATTTCTCAACCCGCCATCTTCTCATCTCCTCGCCGTATCCCAGCCGGGTCATTATAGTACATATTTCCATGGATATATTTTCGACATGATTCTTAAAATACAAAAGCACAATATAAATGTTAGTTCACGATgagtatttaattatattttcactATAAACTATTAAATGCACGTTCCATACATTGGTAAAAATGTAGTTTCAGATAATGTTTATGTTTCAGTTATTCATACAAAGAGCGAAGAGCTTTctaatttttaaataacataagaaATAGAAAgagttaaaataaatgcatacatcaTTTGTATCTGCATTTCATGTTGCGTGTTTTATTAAGTTTCATAAGTAGTGTTGTAGTATTTATTGTAGTATGGAAATTTGAAATTTATGAATTACATTTTGTATACgttaacattatttaatatataataattgactAAATTAATTATCATGGGTCGAattttttcaattatgtttagCTTTTTCACCGAATCATATTGTTTCCTAAATTATAACACGTGAATAGTACGTTATTTTCTCATTATCATcatgtaaaattacatttttatttcatttagtaAGATCATTGAATCTCGTACATTTATATACTTGTTGTTAAAGATGGATGGAGTATAAACATAAACGAAGTTCAGAGCAACAGACTGGTAAGATCGAATTAAACTCGAGTTATAAAACCCTGATTTGTAAAGCGTCAGGCACCGTGCGTTAGAAACGTAATTTCGAATGATGCCGAACACTTAGTCTTACCAGATTAATCTTGTTTAATAGGTTATACGTGACACATCttaaacaaaaatgtacatgCATTCATATTGTAGTGACGTTAAATACAGTTCCGTGCGTTCCTACTACTAACGCCAATATGACCATACGATTTACACGAAATTCAGTAATAACTCGTTTGAGAACTGCAAAACTGTAATTAAGTAAACACAAATTCCCTGCGTACTTAATCGCATGTGATTACTGTACATAGCGCTGTGTCTGGCATCGCTTTCAATTCAGCCCTTACCCATGAGAGACGACTGTGCAGGCTGCTGTGGCTGGGAACGCTTTCAGTCCCGGACTTACCTGAGAGTGTCGACTGTACAGGTTGCTGTGTATGGGAACGCTTTCAGTCTTACTTGATGACATACCTGAGAGTGACCGCTGTACAGACTGCTTTGTCTTGGAATACATCTCTATTTATCAAAATCAACATATATTTGCTGcgtatgcatttttttcagacCGCACTACAAATTATACATGCGTCAAACACGTATTTTAGAATGCCTTATGTTAAGCAAAATGGCACGCGTTTATTCGGTACATTGATTTTAAGGGAGACTTGAAAAAATAGAGGAACCGAACGGATATCAATAAGTTAAATGACCAACATATGTTTACATACTTGAATGAAATAGGCATACATGCTGTCTAAGACGTTTTTATATCGGGTTGTGATCAGGATAGGTTTGCTATGAGATGCACAACGTGAGTTTCCGCATTAATTTTCTTAGTTAATGCATACAAAGCGATTTGCGCTGATAAACCAGCTAGCGTTGCACTTTATATTTGTGCAATATTGTTCCCATTTAACACTATAAACTTAACTAGATTATTCCAGGTTCACATCAAGtaaaaattgtcaatttgctatcAGTGCCTTTTTAGTATTAAGCTCACAATATACTAATTCCAAAccttttgttatttaatgttacaTATCCAACTGTagtcaaaaataaagtaaacattttgAACGTCGGAATCCCCATATTATAACATGTTGTTGACGAGCATTCTATTAAgcttaatgcatttaaaacataagaAGATAGATCATGAGAAAGAGAAGAAAGAATTTCATACGTTTCCAAGTTCGCTGGTTGTTCATGTTTTTACCAGAAGTTTTAAGCTGATGTAACCCGCATTCGCGCAAGTTTCCATCTGTAGGTTCCAGtcttaaaacataattttgattTCTTAGTGAACATCAATACTTCCTCTTTACACAAGTCTACATTAAATAGCATACGAGTGGAGTTAATTGAACACATGTCTTCCAGTTTATCAATGTGTGTATACTTGCACATctcaattatttagtataatgttacTTACATTCTCTGAGTTACCCGTACCTAACGGCTTCACATGCCTCTGTGTCTAAGAACGCTTTCAGTCACTTACTAATTACTATTTTGCGTCTATTAAGAGAGTAGTGTCTGGGAACGCGTTTAATCCTTGACTTACCCGAATCTGACGGCTGGACAGGCTGTTGTGCCTAGGAGCGCGTTAAGTCCTTGACATTCCCGTACGCGACGGATGCACTGGCTGCTGTGTCTACGAGCGCTTCAAGTCCCTAACTAACCGAAAAGGCTGCAAAGGCTGTattgtctaggagcgctttcattTCTTTACTTACCGGTACGTGACGGTTGAACCAGCTTATGTGTGTAAGAGCGATTTTAGTCCGTTACTTACCTTAAcatgaaggttgcacaggcttcTGTTTTTAGGAGCGATTTCAGTCAAttacttacccgtatgtgaaggctgcacaaGTTGCTGTGTCTGGGAGCGCTTTcggtccctgacttacccgtatgtgaaggctgcacaggctGCGGTGTCTTGGagtgctttcagtccctgacttacccgttcGTGAATGTTTCACAGGCCGCTAAGagtgctttcagtccctgacgTATCCGTAGGTTAAGGCTGCCACAAGCTACTGTGTCGAGGAGTGTTTtaagtccctgacttacccg contains:
- the LOC127851188 gene encoding uncharacterized protein LOC127851188, which translates into the protein MAEGGMDRATSQTESVPGHNRLYSRHSQNHVENISMEICTIMTRLGYGEEMRRWRVEKYSELSRQSATRSPHFIQLIAGSKAEGLTCIFESDWDMFHVVKGVLCVEAVINLNIIPDDLDVFRMDTRVYPGHCRLLQERRGHTRFIQITNSLCDNGYGAGLLSSSLFLDECSEKFTESHVADHEKAGPSIPGTIKGVWHLDRVPALRCHCPSFLQRWAARTRHWPSPGIVKEVVSFGAYLTPVGFKGSDYKHMEWRMCFNPGETVLVNNLNSTQTQVYVMLKMILKDVLKPCKKEVTSYVIKNIVLWQAENNPQHNFYKRSFLYWLHDGLRALKTAIATQQLSYYMIPERNLMAASGLQDKQQSKWVADITDMMDEGPRVILRLQRIRQAVIASPEPMLWFSKIRMELEILCLEEMTRQCSDEHNAILQEIKRRKVEIMMEVAQRMRKDGCAVNDLNDILYRIVM